Proteins encoded by one window of Brienomyrus brachyistius isolate T26 chromosome 1, BBRACH_0.4, whole genome shotgun sequence:
- the LOC125740320 gene encoding uncharacterized protein LOC125740320, which yields MPTVCPNYAQCADSTPHCVPNVPTVHPTVYPQSVQSMPNVPTVLPTVCPMCPQYTPQCAHSLPKVHPTVCPQFAQSTPHSVPTVCPKYAQCAHSTPHSVPNVPTVHPTVCPQFTQSTPHSVPTVYPKYTPQFAQSMPNVPPVHFTVWPMCPQYTPQCAHSLPKVHPTVCPVCPKYALCADSTPHSVPNVPTVHPTVYPQFTQSMPNVPTVHPIVFPMCPSVHPTVYPQFAQSMPNVPTVHPTVCPMCPQYTPQCAQCAHSTPHSVPTVYPKYTAQCAHSLPKVHPTVCPQFAQSMPNVPIVHSTVCPMCPQYTPQCAHSLAKVCPMCRQYTPQCAQCTHSTPHSVPTEEHPAG from the coding sequence ATGCCCACAGTTTGCCCAAATTATGCCCAATGTGCCGACAGTACACCCCATTGTGTTCCCAATGTGCCCACAGTACACCCCACAGTGTACCCACAATCTGTCCAAAGTATGCCCAATGTGCCCACAGTACTCCCCACAGTGTGCCCAATGTGCCCACAGTACACCCCACAGTGTGCCCACAGTTTACCCAAAGTACACCCCACAGTGTGCCCACAGTTTGCCCAAAGTACACCCCACAGTGTGCCCACAGTTTGCCCAAAGTATGCCCAATGTGCCCACAGTACACCCCACAGTGTGCCCAATGTGCCCACAGTACACCCCACAGTGTGCCCACAGTTTACCCAAAGTACACCCCACAGTGTGCCCACAGTTTACCCAAAGTACACCCCACAGTTTGCCCAAAGTATGCCCAATGTGCCCCCAGTACACTTCACAGTGTGGCCAATGTGCCCACAGTACACCCCACAATGTGCCCACAGTTTACCCAAAGTACACCCCACAGTGTGCCCAGTTTGCCCAAAGTATGCCCTATGTGCCGACAGTACACCCCACAGTGTGCCAAATGTGCCCACAGTACACCCCACAGTGTACCCACAGTTTACCCAAAGTATGCCCAATGTGCCGACAGTACACCCCATTGTGTTCCCAATGTGCCCATCAGTACACCCCACAGTGTACCCACAGTTTGCCCAAAGTATGCCCAATGTGCCCACAGTACACCCCACAGTGTGCCCAATGTGCCCACAGTACACCCCACAGTGTGCCCAATGTGCCCACAGTACACCCCACAGTGTGCCCACAGTTTACCCAAAGTACACCGCACAGTGTGCCCACAGTTTACCCAAAGTACACCCCACAGTGTGCCCACAGTTTGCCCAAAGTATGCCCAATGTGCCCATAGTACACTCCACAGTGTGCCCAATGTGCCCACAGTACACCCCACAGTGTGCCCACAGTTTGGCCAAAGTATGCCCTATGTGCCGGCAGTACACCCCACAGTGTGCCCAATGTACCCACAGTACACCCCACAGTGTGCCCACAGAGGAGCATCCAGCAGGCTAA